From a single Callithrix jacchus isolate 240 chromosome 5, calJac240_pri, whole genome shotgun sequence genomic region:
- the LOC100400152 gene encoding keratin, type I cytoskeletal 14, translating into MTTCSRQFTSSSSMKGSCGIGGGSSRISSVLAGGSCRAPSTYGGLSVTSSRFSSGGGFGLGGSYGGGFSSSSGYGGGFGGGYGGGLGAGFGGGLGAGFGGGLGAGFGGGDGLLVGSEKVTMQNLNDRLASYLDKVRALEEANADLEVKIRDWYQRQRPTEIKDYSPYFKTIEDLRNKILTATVDNANVLLQIDNARLAADDFRTKYETELNLRMSVEADINGLRRVLDELTLARADLEMQIESLKEELAYLKKNHEEEMNSLRGQVGGDVNVEMDAAPGVDLSRILNEMRDQYEKMAEKNRKDAEEWFFTKTEELNREVATNSELVQSGKSEISELRRTMQNLEIELQSQLSMKASLENSLEETKGRYCMQLAQIQELIGSVEEQLAQLRCEMEQQNQEYKILLDVKTRLEQEIATYRRLLEGEDAHLSSSQFSSGSQSSRDVTSSSRQIRTKVMDVHDGKVVSTHEQVLRTKN; encoded by the exons ATGACCACCTGCAGCCGCCAGTTCACCTCCTCCAGCTCCATGAAGGGCTCCTGCGGCATCGGGGGCGGTTCCAGCCGCATCTCCTCCGTCCTGGCTGGAGGGTCCTGCCGTGCCCCCAGCACCTACGGGGGTCTGTCTGTCACCTCCTCCCGCTTCTCCTCTGGTGGAGGCTTTGGGCTGGGGGGCAGCTATGGCGGTGGcttcagcagcagcagcggctATGGCGGTGGCTTCGGGGGAGGATATGGTGGTGGCCTTGGTGCTGGCTTTGGTGGTGGCCTTGGTGCTGGCTTCGGTGGTGGCCTTGGTGCTGGCTTCGGTGGTGGTGATGGGCTTCTGGTGGGCAGTGAGAAGGTGACCATGCAGAACCTCAACGACCGCCTGGCCTCCTACCTGGACAAGGTGCGTGCCCTGGAGGAGGCCAACGCCGACCTGGAGGTGAAGATCCGGGACTGGTACCAGAGGCAGCGGCCCACCGAGATCAAGGACTATAGTCCCTATTTCAAGACCATCGAGGACCTGAGGAACAAG ATCCTCACAGCCACAGTGGACAATGCCAACGTCCTTCTGCAGATTGACAATGCTCGTCTGGCCGCGGATGACTTCCGCACCAA GTATGAGACAGAGTTGAACCTGCGCATGAGCGTGGAGGCCGACATCAACGGCCTGCGCAGAGTGCTGGACGAACTGACCCTGGCCAGAGCTGACCTGGAGATGCAGATTGAGAGCCTGAAGGAGGAGCTGGCCTATCTGAAGAAGAACCATGAGGAG GAGATGAACTCCCTGAGAGGCCAGGTGGGTGGAGATGTCAATGTGGAGATGGACGCTGCCCCAGGTGTGGACCTGAGCCGCATCCTGAACGAGATGCGTGACCAATATGAGAAGATGGCAGAGAAGAACCGCAAGGATGCCGAGGAATGGTTCTTCACCAAG ACAGAGGAGTTGAACCGCGAGGTGGCCACCAACAGCGAGCTGGTGCAGAGTGGCAAGAGCGAGATCTCGGAGCTCCGGCGCACCATGCAGAACCTGGAGATcgagctgcagtcccagctcagCATG AAAGCATCCCTGGAGAACAGCCTGGAGGAGACCAAAGGCCGCTACTGCATGCAGCTGGCCCAGATCCAAGAGCTGATCGGCAGCGTGGAGGAGCAGCTGGCCCAGCTTCGCTGTGAGATGGAGCAGCAGAACCAGGAGTACAAGATCCTCCTGGACGTGAAGACCCGGCTGGAGCAggagatcgccacctaccgccGCCTGCTGGAGGGCGAGGATGCCCA cctctcctcctcccagttCTCCTCTGGTTCGCAGTCATCCAGAGATG TGACCTCCTCCAGCCGCCAGATCCGCACCAAGGTCATGGATGTGCACGATGGCAAGGTGGTGTCCACCCACGAGCAGGTCCTTCGCACCAAGAACTGA
- the KRT9 gene encoding keratin, type I cytoskeletal 9 codes for MSCRQFSSSYLSRSGGGGGGGGSMRSSFSRFSSSGGGGGGGRFSSSSGYGGGSSRVCGRGGGSSLGYSYGGGSGGGFSYGSSGGFGGGFGGGSGGGFGGGSGGGFGGGSGGGFGGGYGGGFGGFGGGAGGGDGGILTANEKSTMQELNSRLASYLDKVQALEDANNDLENKIQDWYDKKGPAATQKNYSSYYDTIDDLKNQIVDLTVGNNKTLLDIDNTRMTLDDFRIKFEMEQSLRQGVDADINGLRQVLDNLTMEKSDLEMQFETLQEELIALKKNHKEEMSQLTGQNNGDVNVEINVAPGKDLTKTLNDMRQEYEQLIAKNRKDIENQYESQITQIEQEVSSSGQEMQSSAKELTQLRHGVQELEIELQSQLSKKAALEKTLEDTKNRYCGQLQMIQEQISNLEAQITDVRQEIECQNQEYSLLLSIKTRLEQEIQTYRNLLEGGQEDFESSGAGKIGFGGGQGGRGGSGSRGGSGGSQGRGSRGGSGGSYGGGSGSGGGSGGSYGGGSGSGGGSGGSYGGGSGSGGGSGGSHGGGSGSGGGSGGSYGGGSGSRGGSGGSYGGGSGGGHSGGGGGSYGGGSSSGGGSGGGYGGGSGFGGESGGSYGGGEEGSGTKGGSGGGYGGGSGKSGDQDESKGFLLRY; via the exons ATGAGCTGCAGACAGTTCTCCTCATCCTACTTGAGCCGCAGCGGTGGCGGGGGTGGCGGTGGGGGCAGCATGAGGTCTTCCTTCAGCCGTTTCAGCTCCTCAGGGGGTGGTGGAGGAGGGGGCCGATTCAGCTCTTCCAGTGGCTATGGTGGGGGGAGTTCTCGTGTCTGTGGGAGAGGAGGTGGCAGCAGTTTGGGTTACAGCTACGGTGGAGGGTCTGGGGGTGGTTTTA GCTACGGTAGTTCTGGGGGTTTTGGAGGTGGCTTTGGTGGTGGTTCTGGAGGTGGCTTTGGTGGTGGTTCTGGGGGTGGCTTTGGTGGTGGTTCTGGAGGTGGCTTTGGGGGTGGCTATGGGGGTGGGTTTGGGGGCTTTGGAGGTGGTgctggaggtggtgatggtggtatcCTGACTGCTAATGAGAAGAGCACCATGCAGGAACTCAATTCTCGGCTAGCCTCCTACTTGGATAAGGTGCAGGCTCTAGAGGATGCCAACAATGACCTGGAGAATAAGATCCAGGATTGGTATGACAAGAAGGGACCTGCTGCTACCCAGAAGAACTACTCCTCTTACTATGACACGATTGATGACCTCAAGAACCAG attgtggaCCTGACAGTGGGCAACAACAAGACTCTCCTGGACATTGACAACACTCGCATGACACTGGATGACTTCAGGATAAA GTTCGAGATGGAGCAAAGCCTGAGGCAAGGAGTGGACGCTGACATCAATGGCCTGCGGCAGGTGCTGGACAATCTGACCATGGAGAAGTCTGACCTGGAGATGCAGTTTGAGACTCTTCAGGAGGAGCTGATAGCCCTCAAGAAGAATCATAAGGAG GAGATGAGTCAGCTGACTGGGCAGAACAATGGAGATGTCAATGTGGAGATAAACGTTGCTCCTGGCAAAGATCTCACTAAGACCCTCAATGACATGCGTCAGGAGTACGAGCAGCTCATTGCTAAGAACAGAAAGGACATCGAGAACCAATATGAGTCCCAG ATAACCCAGATCGAGCAGGAAGTATCCAGTAGTGGTCAGGAGATGCAGTCCAGTGCCAAGGAGTTGACCCAGCTCCGGCatggagtccaggagttggagattgagctgcagtctcagctcagtAAG AAAGCAGCCCTGGAGAAAACCTTGGAAGACACGAAGAACCGCTACTGTGGCCAGCTGCAGATGATCCAGGAGCAGATCAGTAACTTGGAGGCCCAGATCACTGACGTCCGGCAAGAGATCGAGTGCCAGAATCAGGAATACAGCCTTCTGCTCAGCATCAAGACGCGGCTGGAGCAGGAAATCCAGACCTACCGCAACCTCCTTGAGGGAGGCCAGGAAGACTT tgaATCCTCCGGAGCTGGAAAAATTGGCTTTGGAGGTGGCCAAGGAGGTCGAGGAGGAAGTGGATCTCGAGGTGGAAGTGGAGGCAGTCAAGGAAGAGGATCCAGGGGAGGAAGTGGAGGCAGCTATGGTGGAGGAAGTGGTtctggaggaggaagtggaggcagCTATGGTGGAGGAAGTGGTtctggaggaggaagtggaggcagCTATGGTGGAGGAAGTGGTtctggaggaggaagtggaggcagCCATGGTGGAGGAAGTGGTtctggaggaggaagtggaggcagCTATGGTGGAGGAAGTGGGTCCAGGGGAGGAAGTGGAGGCAGCTATGGTGGAGGGAGTGGAGGTGGCCATAGTGGAGGAGGCGGGGGCAGCTATGGAGGAGGAAGTAGCTCTGGAGGAGGAAGTGGGGGTGGCTATGGTGGAGGAAGTGGTTTTGGAGGTGAAAGTGGAGGCAGCTACGGAGGTGGTGAAGAAGGGAGTGGAACCAAAGGAGGAAGCGGTGGCGGCTATGGAGGGGGAAGTGGAAAATCTGGTGACCAAGATGAGTCAAAAG GCTTCCTTTTGCGATACTAG